A genomic window from Synechococcus sp. CBW1107 includes:
- a CDS encoding SOS response-associated peptidase, giving the protein MSTGSSPSAGDVTTTAPAASSEESWRSHQLAGVWCPPGSRTPSATPDPLNARSETVASKPFFLGPWRPRRCLIPADGFYEWRPPDTQGPQTRSARKHPYWIRRQNHGHFWLGGLWDRWSSPDGSSLETCCILTTTANALLRPIHDRMPVVIPDGLEDTWLLASGADELRSLEPLLLPWQPAGWEAAPVDLS; this is encoded by the coding sequence GTGAGCACTGGATCGAGCCCCTCGGCCGGAGACGTCACAACCACAGCCCCGGCAGCCAGCAGTGAGGAGAGCTGGAGGTCTCATCAGCTCGCTGGGGTCTGGTGCCCTCCTGGCTCAAGGACACCTTCAGCCACTCCAGACCCACTCAATGCCCGCAGTGAAACCGTGGCCAGCAAACCCTTCTTCCTGGGGCCCTGGCGACCTCGTCGCTGCCTCATCCCAGCCGATGGCTTCTACGAGTGGCGACCGCCCGACACCCAGGGCCCTCAGACGAGATCCGCACGCAAGCATCCCTACTGGATCCGCAGGCAGAACCACGGCCACTTCTGGCTGGGAGGGCTGTGGGACCGCTGGTCTTCGCCTGACGGCAGCAGCCTGGAGACCTGCTGCATCCTGACCACCACCGCGAATGCCCTGCTCCGCCCGATCCATGACCGCATGCCGGTGGTGATCCCAGACGGGCTGGAAGACACCTGGTTGCTGGCCAGCGGGGCCGATGAACTCCGTTCGCTCGAGCCCCTT
- a CDS encoding DoxX family protein — protein sequence MSSFLSRYFLKDDVLANTGLLVLRLAIGTMMIHHGQEKLADPESFAAAYLVPLHMPVPLFMAHVAGLSEILGSWFVILGFLTPIGALALVGTMAVAGYHHILTSGFNIYLLELVVLYLGGSLAILLNGPGRYSIDSGIVSGLLSSDSDVATPYIADSAYGDPAPVVVRAEASAGLASRGARRG from the coding sequence ATGTCCAGCTTCCTGAGCCGTTACTTCCTCAAAGACGACGTTCTCGCCAACACCGGCCTTCTGGTTCTGCGCCTGGCGATTGGCACGATGATGATCCACCACGGCCAGGAGAAGCTGGCTGATCCGGAAAGCTTCGCTGCGGCCTACCTGGTGCCGCTGCACATGCCAGTCCCGCTGTTCATGGCCCATGTGGCTGGTCTTTCCGAGATCCTCGGTTCCTGGTTCGTCATCCTCGGGTTCCTCACCCCGATCGGCGCCCTGGCACTGGTGGGCACGATGGCGGTGGCGGGTTACCACCACATCCTCACCAGTGGCTTCAACATCTATCTGCTCGAGCTGGTGGTGCTCTATCTGGGCGGAAGCCTGGCGATCCTGCTGAATGGTCCCGGCCGTTACTCCATCGATTCCGGCATCGTCTCGGGTCTGCTGAGCAGCGATAGCGATGTGGCCACCCCATACATCGCCGACTCTGCCTATGGCGATCCTGCTCCGGTGGTGGTGCGTGCTGAGGCCAGCGCAGGCCTGGCCAGCCGCGGTGCTCGCAGAGGTTGA